The genomic region GGGGGACGGTGTTTACCATCACCCTACCGATTGAGGGATAATCAATCCCCTCGTGAGATTGATTGCTGCATGAAAAAACGGCAAAGATCGCCTCCCTGGGCGAATTAAGCATCTGGAGTTCCCGAGCGAGATCTGGGTAAATCCGGTATGAGTAGGTCAATACAAGCATGTAGCTCTTATAACTTAGGAGAAACAGCAATGCTCCCTAGAAATTAGCGAAAGAGTATGGCGACTCCGTTCCACTCCATCGCCTCGGCTTTCATCCCGACAGCTTCGCGTAGAGTGCGGGGCTTCCCGCCGATTAAGCTAATGCCGAATCCAAAGATCCTCGAACAAACAAATCTAAAAACTCCTCGACCACCGCTTCGGGATCGTCCAAACATTCCCGTTCGGTAAACCGAGTATAAATAATCCCCTGGCGCAAAAAAAGACGAGCGCGGTGGTAGTCCGGAGGAGACCCGGCGGAATCGGTTGAACCGTCTACTTCGAGGATGCCCAATTGTCCGCGATAGACGATCGAAAACTCGACATCGATCGCCCGAGACGGGCCGTCCCGGGTGGGAACGCGACCGGGAACGTTGGCAAAAAACACGAGCTGTCGGAGATCGAGGGCTTCGGCGATCTTGACCTGGGCGGGCGATCGCAACCACAAGCCATTCCACTCGATCGCCCCTCGCGCCGCGCGATCGCCCGTCGGGGTGGAGGGGACGGCGATCGGCAAGCGGGAATGGCGCTGCAACTGCTCGAAGACCTCGCGCAATTTCGGCGATGCCTTACTCACATCCACCCGCCAGTGATGTTCGCTATTCTTACCTCCGGGCTGCCCTTGATAAGTCACGCGAATCCCTTCTATATTCGTCGTCAAACCCGGATCGCGCCATTTGCGATAAATATAATTATTAACCTTGTGGCGATTGAAATGCTTGTTGGGTTGGAGAACTTGAAACAGAGGAATTAAAAAATCGAGTAATTTGCTCGTCGGGACGACGATCTCTTGAGCTTGGGTTTGTAAGGCGCTGGAAAACATCGGTTGCGGAAACGGGATTTGACTGAAATTGAGATAGCCCTTACGACTTCGTTGGGGAAGAACCGGGTCACCGGAGTTAGGTTTAAACGTTCCCATTCACTTCGCTGTTGAAATTTGCCTTATTGTAGTTCTCACATCAAACGTCGGTCAATCGATCGCCCTCAGCGCATCTGACCGATCGCGGTAAACGCCGCCCATCCGTAGGGATTCGGATCGACGGCGATCGTCGCCAACATCGCCTGTCGCAATGCCTGGGCCTTATCCCCCGATTGGCGCCAGTGACGGTAAAACTCCCCCATCAGCACCGCCGTGGTATCGTCCGGAACCGACCACAACGACACCAACACGCTCGCCACCCCCGCCGAAATCAGCGATCGCGACAACCCGATTACCCCGTCCCCCGTAATTTTCCCCCGTCCCGTCTCACAAGCGGACAACACCACCAATTCCGCATCGAGGTTCAACTCAAAAATTTCCGCCGCCGTCAGCAAACCGTCCTCATTTCCCGAAGGGGTCAGGGCAATCCAACTATCGAGGGCGCGATTGGGGTCGAAACTGCCGTGAGTGGCGAGATGGATAATCCGCGACCCTTGCATTTTTGCCACCACTGCGGTTTCCGTCGCCTGTTGACCGAGGAGGGGATTGACGTCGAGCACTCGGGCAATTTCGCGGGCTTCGAGTTCCGCATAGGGTAACGGGGCCAATTGGAGCGACCGTTGACCGATACCCTCGGAAACCCTCGGCATTTGGGGATTGCCGACGACGATCGCCTCCCCACCCTGGGTTCGCGCCTTCTCCTCCCATTTCTGGCCCCGGCGGTGGGTCAAATCGAGAATTTGAATGGAGGGAGCCGTAGAAATTGCGTATTTTTCAATGAGATAACGCCCGTCTGCATCGATTAAGGCGGGAAAAGGCAGGAGAAACAGAGAATCTTGAGGGATAAACACGACATGTTCGTTGGGATCCGTCGGCAGCAGATCGGCGATCGGGTCGATTAACAGTTCGTGCAGTTGTTTTAACTCGTCATAAGTCACTTCCCATTCCGGGGGCGCTTGGGTTCCACTCGATTGAGCTTGCAGGTTGAACAGTCTGAGATTCCGACTGCCGATGACTTCTGGCAGGCGGTTCCCCCGTCGGTCGATGCGCAATTCCGAACGACAGGCCCAGTCATCGAAACAACGGGATTGATAAATCAGGGTGTCGAGAGAGGTATTCTGCTCTCGCCATAAGGGTGTGAGGTTGCTGCGGCGAAAGGTAATTTCTCCCGTCGGCTGGACCACCCAGATGTATAGCTCGGATTCGCGCCATTGGCGCCGTCCGTCGATCTCGAACAGACGGGCGATCCGGCTGTATTGAACGAGGGTGGCGTCGAGATCGCGGGCGATCGTGCGGATTTCGTCGATGTTGGGGGGGGTGATTTCTCGTTCGACATTCAAGCGGTCGGCGAAGTTTTCGGCGACTAATTCGACAAAAGCGCGGGCCCGTCCGCGTTCGGCGATTTCGAGGGCGCGATCGGTTTTGTCCTGCATCACGAGGACTTGTTGCAAGAGTTCGTAACTGTTTTTTTGCCGCTCGAACAGGGCTACTTTTTGACCGTCGCTCAATCCGGGGCGCAACTGTTCGCGAAGCTCGATCGCTTCAAATAGGCGGCTTTCGGCTTGCGGGTAGTCGCCGCGATCGCGGTAGAGTTCGCCGAGATTGTGCAGGCTGATGCCTTGTTGGGGGCGATCGCCCGATTCTCGATGGATGGCGAGGGCGTCTAAATAATACTGCTCGGCGCGATCGTACTGTTTCAACCCTTGGTAAACCCAACCGAGATTATTGAGGGTCGTCCCTTCGATCGGTCGGTTGCCGACTTGGCGATGAATGGCGAGGGCTTCTTGTAAATATTGCTCGGCTTTGGCATATTCCCCCTGTTGCTGGTCGATGACGCCGAGGTTATTGAGGATGGTCGCCACGCCGCCACGGGACCCCAACCCTCGGTAAATTTCGAGGGCTTGTTCGTAGTGAGATCGCGCCGTGCTATAGTGACCGAGACTTTCATAAACCCGTCCGAGGTTGTTGAGGACGGTGCCGACGGCTTCGCGATCGCCCACGTCCCGACTGATGGCGAGGGCTTGTTGGTAAGACTGTTCGGCTGACTCGAACTCACCCACATTGAGGGCGAGGGAACCGAGGTCGTTGAGGGTTGCGGCTTGCCAAAGGCGATCGTCCAGTTCGCGATAAATCGTTAAGGTGTCGGTGTAATATTGTCCGGCGCGGGCGTATTCTCCTTGCTTTTGGGCGATTTCCCCTAAATTTCTGAGGTTGGCGGCTTCTTCGCGGCGATCGCCCCGTTCTCGATTGAGGTTTAAGGCTTGTTCTAAGTAAGATTTGGCGCGATCGTAGGCTCCCCGGTTGCTATACAGTTGTCCGAGCATCCCGAGGCTCCAGGTTTCCCCGGGGCGATCGTCCAATTCCCGATAGAGGGCTAAGGCTCGTTCTAAATAGGGTGCGGCGCGATCGTATTCTCGGCGGCTGTTGTAAACGCTGCCGAGGTCGTAGAGTCGGGAGGCTTCGGCGTGGCGATCGCCCAATTCCCGATAGAGGGCTAAGGCTCGTTCGTAGGACTGTTGGGCGCGATCGTATTCGCGCCAATTGTGATAAAGCTCTCCGAGTCGGGTGAGAAAATTGGCTTGTTGGCGGCGATTGTCGAGTTCGCGGGCGATCGCTAAACCTTGCTGGTAGTAGGGTTCGGCGCGAGGGTAATCGGCGCGTTTGAAGTAGAGGCGGGCGAGGTTGTAGAGGGTGATGCTTTCCCTGGAGCGATCGCCCAATTCGCGATAAATGGTGAGGGCTTGTTCGGAGTGAGAACGGGCTTCCTCCAATTTATCCCAGTGGTCGTAAAGTAAGCCGAGATTGTTGAGTAGGTTGGCTTCGGCGGAGCGATCGCCCAATTCGCGATAGATCCCGAGGGCTTGGGAGTAATATTGTTCGGCTTGAGAATATTTTTCCCAATCGTGATAGAGATCGCTCAAGGCGCTGAGGGTAGCTGCTTCCCCGGCGCGATCGTCGAGTTCGCGATCGATCGCCAACGATTGCAGGTAGGAATGTTCGGCGCGATCGTACTGTTGGAGTTGCCGATAGACCGAGCCGATACTGTACAGGGTGATGCCTTCTTCGAGGCGATCGCCCCGTTGGCGATCGAGGACGAGGACTTGTTGGAACAGTTCGAGGGCTTGGTTCCATTCGCCGCGATCGTAATGTTCCTCTCCCCGCTCGAACAACTGCTCGCGTTCGCTTTGGGGGGGTTCTTCCTCGACCGCTTCCACGGTTTGAGATCGCACCGATCGCGGCCACTTTGTGTGAGTGGAGTGAGGGAATTCGAGGACGATCCCCAAGCTTAATGTGAGGATTAACAGGCTCGACAGTCGCGGCTTCAATGACATCGGTAGTGATTCTCCGATCGATCCGACGGTAAATAGAGGGGCGTGACCCTCGACGGGTCAAGTCCTCTCCCAGTGTTGCCTTTGTTGAGGGCGATCGGCAACCCCCCGATCCGGCGACTGAATGGTGCTGTTGCGCTTATTGAGTGAGCGGTTGTAGGTAGATTCAGTGCTGCGGTGGCAAGGGTTTGAAAAAAGATAGATGTTATTTTCAAAAAGGTTTGAGCCAGTGGCGGGCGATCGCCCAATCTAGAACGAGACCTGCAACGGCAAATAAGACCAAACTTTCGAGGACGAGGACGCCGACGGGCCAGAGGGGGCGCTCTAAGTATAAACCGAGGTCGAGTTGGGTTAAACCGCGCACCAGTCCGAAGGCGAGGACGCCTCCCGATTTGAGGTGGGGGTTGGCGTCGTCGCGAATGATGTAGCGGTAGGTGACGCCGAAGAGGAAGCCACTGACGGCAACGATCGCGCTGGATAGCACCCAGTGGAAGGGGTCGGCGCCGAACGGCGACCCGAGACGATCGCCCGTCCCGAGTTGAGAATTGATAATAGAAAAAACTTCAAACGAGACAACCGTCGCACTGGCGGCGATCGCCCCCGATTTCACGGATTCCAAACGCTCGGTCATTCGTTCCATTTTGGGATTTTAGAGTGGAGATTTTAGAGTGGAGATTGAAAGGGCTTTGAGGGAAAGTTTCCCAATTGAGTGAAGGCAAATTCACAAAAAGATATCTTTGAAGATTTTATCATTTTTGGCGATCCAAAATTCACAATTGTGGAAAAAATTGCCCCATTACCTTAACTTTCTACCGATGATTCATTGCAATTTCCAAACCTCCGATACAACCCGATCGCCTTTAGGGACATGGCAATGGCGTATCTCGACCTCTCGAAGTAATTTGTAAACGATGGCATGATATAGTGCAGGCGATCGCACCCATTAAAAATAAGCTGCTTGCAGATCCCTTGAAAAATCTACAAGCAGCCTAGTTATTCATTATCGAACGGTTCAAAATCGCCTTACAAAACTTGATGGGTGTAAGAATGTTGTTTGACGTTATCTTCAGTTTTGACGATGTTTTCTGAATTGAGTACTCGTTTGCGTTCCGTGGAATAATTCAATTCGCGATAGGTGCTGCCTACCGAGATAATTTCCGTGGCTTCGGGACGACGTTTGTAGGTGCGGGTCGCGGCGAACAAACGTTCTACAAACTCATCGCAAAATTGAGCTTCGGCGGGAAATTCCGAGAGCATTTTGGGAGTATCTCCCTGTAAAACATCGCCGATTTTCGCCGCACGAGCAAATTCATAGGAAGTGGGAATCCCTTTAACGATCGCCTCCAGGGCTGCCGAGGGAATCGGTTCGGCGATTTTCACTTCGTGTAGTTCGCCTTCTTCTTTCAAAAAACAAGTCGCCAAACCGACAACGATATAATCGTCAGCCGTGAGGTCGGGGGCGTTGGGATAAACGGAGGTAGCGGTCATAAGCCTTGATTTTCCAGGATTGAATCGCATTGCCGGATGCATTGTAGCAAGTTGGCGAGGGGAGACGCAGGGGGGCGACCCCGGGATCGACAATCGCCCGTAACCTCCGTCTAGAGGGGCGTTAGAGCATAGCTTGAGCTTGAGCTGCCGCCTCCAGGTCGATCGCGCAGAGGCGATCGTAGGCCCGATCGATCGCCCGTTGACCGCGCAAATAGCCCGTATTGGCCCCGGGACAGATCGCGGTTAAGGTTTGCGGACTGAAACGATCGCGCAACAGGGCGACACTCCGCAGTTGGCGGGGCCAGTGAAACGTTTTCGAGGTTCGCAGGGGAACGGGATTGCCGTCGCGGTCCGGGACTAAGTGGCGCCCGGTAAACAAGACGCCCCCCGCTACGCCCGCGTACAAACAGGCACTTCCGGGGGAATGTCCAGGGGTCCAAATGGCCTCAAAATCGGGATCTAAGGCCAATTCGCGATGAAAAGTAGTGACCTCCAAGCCGGGAAGCAAGTAAGCTTCTTGTTCCTGAACGACGATCTCGCAATCGAAACATTGCTGAATTTCTTTAGCGCGGGCGATCGCCGTTCGATGAGTGATTGACAGCCATCGGACGCCGCCGCGTTCTTCCAAAAACTGTTGGGTCGTTTCGTCCCATGCCGGACAATCAATCAGAAGATTGGCGTTCTTTTTTACAATAAAGTAGGCTGTGCCTCCTAACGTTTCTCGATTGGGAGGGAAGGCAAAAATTGTGTCGAACACAGCCCGTGGTTGTTTGGGCATAGCATGATTGTCTGGTTACTTCTCGTTCTCTTAGGCGCGGTTACCTATCTTATTTTGCAGCGTCGGGTTGCTTACCGGACGCGCACGCCGATCTGGATTTTGTGGCTGGTGTTGATGACTCCGGCCATTATTTGGTTGGGATGGCTGGTAGTTTACGGCGAAAACGCGCCGATTCCGCCGATTTTGGCGATCGCGCCCTTTGCGGTCTGTCCGATAATTTACTGGTTTTTAGTGCAGTGGGGACGGCGATCGTTGCCGCGCACCGAGGTCGTCGAGACCCAGGAGGAGGAAGACGAAAGCGAGTCTGCGTCTGAATCCGAGTTACCCGAGACCGAACCGCGTCCCCTCACTCAAGAGGAAGAAAACCAACTGCGCGATTGTTTCTCGTGGACGGTTTATCCCCTCCACGGGATCGATTACCGTCCGCAGGCGGTGATTTGCCGGGGTCAGTTGCGCGCGGCACCGGACGTAGCGTACCACAAGATTGAAACCAAGATTCACGAGTGTTTTGGCGATCGCTTTCTGGTGGTTTTGCAGGAAGATTTCAAAGGCAAACCGTTTTTTGTCTTAGTTCCCAATCCCCAGCACCAACGCCAACGCGACGATCTCAGCCAACCCGCGATCGCCTTAGCCTTAGCGGCGATTACGTTATTTACCACGACGGTGATGGGGACGCAAATCGCCGGACTGGAGATCGACAATGTTTTTGTCAACCCAGTTTTACTGATTGACGGATTGCCCTACGCGATCGCCCTGATGGCGATTTTAGGGATTCACGAATCGGCCCATTACCTGTGCGCGCGCTACTATCAGATCGAAGTCACCCTACCTTATTTCATCCCCTTTCCCGCCTTTTTAGGCACCTTCGGCGCTTTCATCCAAATGCGATCGCCGATGCCCAATCGTAAAGTCCTCTTCGATATCAGCCTCGCCGGACCCGTCGCCGGATTTGTACTGACCGTCCCCCTACTCCTGTGGGGCTTACACAACTCGACGGTCGTAGACCTACCCGAAGAGGGGGGCTTGTTGACCATCGAAGCCCTCAACCCGCGCTTTTCCTTCCTCTTGACGATCCTGAGTAAAATCGCCCTCGGGTCGCAATTGACCGCCCAAGGGGCGATCGCCCTCCATCCCGTCGCCGTCGCCGCCTACATCGGTTTAATTGCCACCGCCTTTAACTTAATGCCCGTGGGACAACTCGACGGCGGACACCTGGTTCACGCCATGTTCGGGCAACGCACTGCGGTAATGGTCGGCCAATTTGCGCGATTTTCACTGCTGGCGTTGTCGTTCTTGTATCGAGATTGGTTTTTACTAGCGTTATTTCTATTTATCATGCCGATTCTCGACAATCCCGCCCTCAACGACTTGAGCGAATTGGACGATCGCCGGGATTTTTGTGGTTTGGTGGCGATCGCCGTGTTACTCTCGATCGTCCTACCCGCCCCCAGTTTTGTGACCCAGTGGCTCAACTTCTAAAGCTCATGAACCTCCAACCCCCCCCCATCCACGTCATCGGCGGCGGACTCGCCGGAACCGAAGCCACCTGGCAAATTGCCCGGGCTGGCATCCCCGTGGTGCTTCACGAAATGCGCCCCCTTCAAACTAGTCCCGCCCACCATACCGAAGAACTCGCCGAACTGGTCTGTTCCAACTCCTTCGGCGCCCAAGCCAGCGATCGCGCCGCCGGACTCCTCCACGAAGAACTGCGCCAACTCGGGGCGATCGTCATTCAAACCGCCGACCGACACCAAGTTCCCGCCGGAGGCGCCCTCGCCGTCGATCGCGCCATCTTCAGCCGCGACCTCACCGAAACCCTCGCCAACCACCCCCTCATCGAACTCCGACGCGGTGAAGTCCGCCAAATTCCCCCCGAGGGGATTGTCGTCCTCACCACCGGGCCGTTGACCACGGATCCCCTCGCCGAAGACCTCCAGCGTTTCACCGGAATGCAATACATGAGCTTCTTCGACGCCGCCAGTCCGATCGTTCTCGGCGAGTCCATCGACTTCGAGACCGCCTTTCGCGCCTCCCGCTACGACAAAGGCGACGCAGACTATATCAACTGTCCGATGAATAAAGACCAGTACCTGCACTTCTGGCAAGAACTCTGCGCCGCCGAACAAGCCGAACTCAAAGATTTCGAGCGCGAAACCGCCAAATTCTTTGAAGCCTGTCTTCCGATCGAAGAAATGGCCAAACGCGGCGAAGATACCATGCGCTACGGTCCGCTCAAACCCGTCGGACTGACCGACCCGCGCACCTCCGAGCGCTTTTACGCCGTCGTCCAACTGCGCCAAGAAGACAAAGCGGGCAACCTCTGGAATATGGTTGGCTTCCAAACCAACCTGCGATGGGGGGAACAAAAGCGCGTCTTCCGCCTGATTCCCGGCTTGGAAAATGCCGAATTCATCCGCATGGGCGTCATGCACCGCAATACCTTTATTAATTCCCCCGAACTGCTCGAATCGACCTTGCAGTTCAAAAAACGTCCCACCCTCCTCGCCGCCGGACAACTGACCGGAACTGAAGGCTACACCGCCGCCACTGCAGGGGGTTGGCTGGCGGGAACCAACGCCGCCCGACTGGCCCGAGGTTTGGAACCCGTGACCTTACCGACGACGACGATGATGGGTTCCCTATTCGAGTTTATTAGTTCGGCGTCCCCGAAACATTTTCAACCGATGCCGCCCAATTTTGGCATTATTCCCGAGTTACCTGTAAAAGTTAAAAACAAGCGGGAACGTTACGGAAAATACCGCGATCGCGCTTTAAATGATTTAACTCAATGGCGCGATCGTCTTTTAACGATACCCGCCAATGTTTAACTAATATTGAATGGCGCCACTGCTTGCTCAAACTCAAGTCCCCCTTGT from Oxynema aestuarii AP17 harbors:
- a CDS encoding CHAT domain-containing protein; this encodes MSLKPRLSSLLILTLSLGIVLEFPHSTHTKWPRSVRSQTVEAVEEEPPQSEREQLFERGEEHYDRGEWNQALELFQQVLVLDRQRGDRLEEGITLYSIGSVYRQLQQYDRAEHSYLQSLAIDRELDDRAGEAATLSALSDLYHDWEKYSQAEQYYSQALGIYRELGDRSAEANLLNNLGLLYDHWDKLEEARSHSEQALTIYRELGDRSRESITLYNLARLYFKRADYPRAEPYYQQGLAIARELDNRRQQANFLTRLGELYHNWREYDRAQQSYERALALYRELGDRHAEASRLYDLGSVYNSRREYDRAAPYLERALALYRELDDRPGETWSLGMLGQLYSNRGAYDRAKSYLEQALNLNRERGDRREEAANLRNLGEIAQKQGEYARAGQYYTDTLTIYRELDDRLWQAATLNDLGSLALNVGEFESAEQSYQQALAISRDVGDREAVGTVLNNLGRVYESLGHYSTARSHYEQALEIYRGLGSRGGVATILNNLGVIDQQQGEYAKAEQYLQEALAIHRQVGNRPIEGTTLNNLGWVYQGLKQYDRAEQYYLDALAIHRESGDRPQQGISLHNLGELYRDRGDYPQAESRLFEAIELREQLRPGLSDGQKVALFERQKNSYELLQQVLVMQDKTDRALEIAERGRARAFVELVAENFADRLNVEREITPPNIDEIRTIARDLDATLVQYSRIARLFEIDGRRQWRESELYIWVVQPTGEITFRRSNLTPLWREQNTSLDTLIYQSRCFDDWACRSELRIDRRGNRLPEVIGSRNLRLFNLQAQSSGTQAPPEWEVTYDELKQLHELLIDPIADLLPTDPNEHVVFIPQDSLFLLPFPALIDADGRYLIEKYAISTAPSIQILDLTHRRGQKWEEKARTQGGEAIVVGNPQMPRVSEGIGQRSLQLAPLPYAELEAREIARVLDVNPLLGQQATETAVVAKMQGSRIIHLATHGSFDPNRALDSWIALTPSGNEDGLLTAAEIFELNLDAELVVLSACETGRGKITGDGVIGLSRSLISAGVASVLVSLWSVPDDTTAVLMGEFYRHWRQSGDKAQALRQAMLATIAVDPNPYGWAAFTAIGQMR
- a CDS encoding MBL fold metallo-hydrolase — protein: MPKQPRAVFDTIFAFPPNRETLGGTAYFIVKKNANLLIDCPAWDETTQQFLEERGGVRWLSITHRTAIARAKEIQQCFDCEIVVQEQEAYLLPGLEVTTFHRELALDPDFEAIWTPGHSPGSACLYAGVAGGVLFTGRHLVPDRDGNPVPLRTSKTFHWPRQLRSVALLRDRFSPQTLTAICPGANTGYLRGQRAIDRAYDRLCAIDLEAAAQAQAML
- a CDS encoding site-2 protease family protein, whose protein sequence is MIVWLLLVLLGAVTYLILQRRVAYRTRTPIWILWLVLMTPAIIWLGWLVVYGENAPIPPILAIAPFAVCPIIYWFLVQWGRRSLPRTEVVETQEEEDESESASESELPETEPRPLTQEEENQLRDCFSWTVYPLHGIDYRPQAVICRGQLRAAPDVAYHKIETKIHECFGDRFLVVLQEDFKGKPFFVLVPNPQHQRQRDDLSQPAIALALAAITLFTTTVMGTQIAGLEIDNVFVNPVLLIDGLPYAIALMAILGIHESAHYLCARYYQIEVTLPYFIPFPAFLGTFGAFIQMRSPMPNRKVLFDISLAGPVAGFVLTVPLLLWGLHNSTVVDLPEEGGLLTIEALNPRFSFLLTILSKIALGSQLTAQGAIALHPVAVAAYIGLIATAFNLMPVGQLDGGHLVHAMFGQRTAVMVGQFARFSLLALSFLYRDWFLLALFLFIMPILDNPALNDLSELDDRRDFCGLVAIAVLLSIVLPAPSFVTQWLNF
- the trmFO gene encoding FADH(2)-oxidizing methylenetetrahydrofolate--tRNA-(uracil(54)-C(5))-methyltransferase TrmFO, translated to MNLQPPPIHVIGGGLAGTEATWQIARAGIPVVLHEMRPLQTSPAHHTEELAELVCSNSFGAQASDRAAGLLHEELRQLGAIVIQTADRHQVPAGGALAVDRAIFSRDLTETLANHPLIELRRGEVRQIPPEGIVVLTTGPLTTDPLAEDLQRFTGMQYMSFFDAASPIVLGESIDFETAFRASRYDKGDADYINCPMNKDQYLHFWQELCAAEQAELKDFERETAKFFEACLPIEEMAKRGEDTMRYGPLKPVGLTDPRTSERFYAVVQLRQEDKAGNLWNMVGFQTNLRWGEQKRVFRLIPGLENAEFIRMGVMHRNTFINSPELLESTLQFKKRPTLLAAGQLTGTEGYTAATAGGWLAGTNAARLARGLEPVTLPTTTMMGSLFEFISSASPKHFQPMPPNFGIIPELPVKVKNKRERYGKYRDRALNDLTQWRDRLLTIPANV